A window of the Pecten maximus chromosome 19, xPecMax1.1, whole genome shotgun sequence genome harbors these coding sequences:
- the LOC117318038 gene encoding uncharacterized protein LOC117318038 produces the protein MKEAYDDVKTKHHQIRSAAKIHNIPESTLRYRLKHPEGTDVKKGGPIIFTRKQEELLADHCIGMAHLGYGFTRWQIIEMAKNMCEVVGKENIEPSKHWFYGFLGRFPELSMVKPKKKEVARDKAVTSDMLCTYFAELKLILDKYQIMNKAEQIWNVDESGISLDHTPPKVLARAGTNPYAVTQGESANTTLIAAGSAIGETIPPYIIFKGERLSKEMRSSGIQGTKYRVSPTGWSNSVLFFYFFKNHFLKHVTIRPCILLYDGHSTHINIDVIEAAREEDVHLFVLPPHSSHCLQPLDVAGFSPPKCSLNAQIHKFLHSNPNSIITPKDLPSLISTAYKSALTVSTIMSGFRKTGIFPFNPSAPSVEPPVITKQTESKNINRTERQDNRNVKILFQEKSSEYSTRLSEKGETKKKRKAFVPPYGCAITEDESYQNKKEMWK, from the coding sequence ATGAAAGAGGCCTATGATGATGTCAAAACTAAACATCATCAAATCAGAAGTGCAGCAAAAATTCATAACATTCCAGAATCAACTCTAAGGTACAGACTTAAACATCCAGAAGGGACAGATGTCAAAAAAGGCGGCCCTATAATTTTCACTAGAAAGCAGGAAGAACTTCTTGCAGATCACTGCATTGGAATGGCCCATTTAGGCTATGGATTTACCAGATGGCAAATTATTGAGATGGCAAAGAATATGTGTGAGGTTGTTGGGAAGGAAAATATTGAGCCCTCAAAGCATTGGTTTTATGGTTTTCTGGGGCGTTTTCCCGAGTTGTCGATGGTGAAGCCAAAGAAAAAAGAAGTTGCAAGGGACAAGGCAGTGACAAGTGATATGCTGTGCACATATTTTGCTGAGCTGAAGTTGATCCTAGACAAATATCAGATAATGAACAAAGCAGAGCAAATCTGGAACGTTGATGAGTCTGGGATATCTTTAGACCACACTCCACCTAAAGTCCTAGCAAGAGCTGGAACAAATCCATATGCTGTTACTCAAGGCGAATCGGCGAATACGACCCTGATAGCTGCTGGAAGTGCCATTGGTGAGACGATACCACcgtatatcatttttaaaggAGAACGTCTGTCAAAAGAAATGAGATCGAGTGGCATTCAGGGTACTAAATATCGTGTTTCTCCCACTGGATGGTCAAATtctgtgttatttttttattttttcaagaaCCACTTCTTGAAACATGTTACAATACGGCCTTGTATTCTTCTTTACGATGGACATTCCACACATATCAATATTGATGTCATTGAGGCAGCAAGAGAGGAGGATGTGCACCTATTTGTACTCCCTCCACACAGCAGTCACTGTTTGCAGCCACTGGATGTTGCTGGTTTTAGCCCTCCAAAATGTAGCCTTAATGCACAGATTCATAAATTCTTACACAGTAATCCAAATTCTATCATAACCCCAAAGGATTTGCCCAGTTTAATTAGCACTGCGTACAAAAGTGCATTGACTGTGAGCACCATAATGTCGGGTTTTAGAAAGACTGGGATATTTCCATTCAATCCATCTGCCCCATCAGTTGAACCACCTGTTATCACCAAACAGACAGAGAGCAAAAACATAAACAGAACAGAAAGGCAAGAtaacagaaatgtcaaaattttgTTTCAGGAAAAGTCATCTGAATACAGCACGAGGTTGTCAGAGAAAGGAGAAactaaaaagaaaagaaaggcGTTTGTACCACCTTATGGATGTGCGATTACTGAGGATGAATCCTATCAAAACAAGAAAGAGATGTGGAAATGA